A genomic stretch from Komagataeibacter xylinus includes:
- a CDS encoding FUSC family protein encodes MKGLELSLTRFQDQIRAFFRRLWPPGMTLRQDHLRWLYAPGIFTFGYALRTTITSLIALGIALWWELGSPQWAALTVWMVAQGTRGKSVAKARWHLFGMVVGTICAVLLVAAFPQAPLMFILLLAIGIGTFCFIGTLLPGPATMTNYRIHGMRASGFTYAIISLDGIADPQNIFMTAMSRATYIVLGIVLESTVSSLFQFKLAKRAEDRLADNFMTAINGAAQTLASLLSGDTQVLKQARGVFSNITTLSDQIEFAEVEMGAHRGHEGDHARAALARVAMLLSRGLDLAALMQGPVGRPDAAFNATSSKVQAFLKDMAGELEASEDIHPVLAQLAELQAACRQSVADSLNQEMGSPGSLPVDPQLVQMLSQQRMLNYALGQILDELEQALIQFDASRNPLAHDHFHYRLKTFRDWQQAFTNSLRASVTIFGAGVIWITTAWSAGLTFIMFVSIVCSLFSTLEKPALATRAFLGGAIIASIVAGVLVLWRLASPTTYEILALCLFLPMLAGGLAFAYPALILGAVSYNLFLPILLGPGNQTRLDEVAFFNTAMPLVVGLWYAMWAFRLVLPFDTNDMRWQMRTGILRGLRYVARARTLPTTLYVVEHNVDRFVRLLTNAENTPDTIIDAYLQGILSAMTIGLNIIRLRAILERHLLPPEAQRVVGEMMGRMAQFSGRYGGHYGRTARSAKFAIMHLQQLAGQTDNLGVRLEIDSALGCLYVISFELDHNQKFFDASSPYLDPVMA; translated from the coding sequence ATGAAAGGTCTTGAGCTTTCCCTGACCCGTTTTCAGGATCAGATACGGGCATTTTTCCGGCGGCTGTGGCCGCCGGGCATGACCCTGCGCCAGGACCATCTGCGGTGGCTGTACGCGCCGGGCATCTTCACCTTCGGCTATGCGCTGCGCACCACCATTACCTCGCTCATTGCGCTGGGCATTGCGCTGTGGTGGGAGCTTGGCAGCCCGCAATGGGCGGCGCTGACGGTGTGGATGGTGGCGCAGGGCACGCGCGGCAAGAGTGTGGCCAAGGCGCGGTGGCATCTGTTTGGCATGGTGGTGGGCACGATCTGCGCCGTGCTGCTGGTGGCGGCGTTTCCGCAGGCGCCGCTCATGTTCATCCTGCTGCTTGCCATTGGCATCGGCACGTTCTGCTTTATCGGCACGCTGTTGCCCGGTCCCGCCACCATGACCAACTACCGCATTCACGGCATGCGGGCGAGCGGGTTCACCTACGCCATCATCTCGCTTGATGGCATTGCCGACCCGCAGAACATCTTCATGACCGCCATGTCGCGCGCGACCTATATCGTGCTGGGCATCGTGCTCGAGAGCACGGTCTCCTCGCTGTTCCAGTTCAAGCTGGCCAAGCGCGCGGAAGACCGGCTGGCCGATAATTTCATGACCGCCATCAATGGCGCGGCCCAGACGCTGGCCTCCCTGCTGTCAGGTGATACGCAGGTGCTCAAGCAGGCGCGGGGCGTGTTCTCCAACATCACCACGCTGAGCGACCAGATCGAGTTTGCCGAAGTGGAGATGGGTGCCCATCGCGGCCATGAGGGCGACCATGCCCGCGCGGCCCTTGCACGTGTGGCCATGCTGCTTTCGCGCGGGCTGGACCTTGCCGCCCTCATGCAGGGGCCGGTGGGCAGGCCCGATGCTGCCTTCAACGCCACATCAAGCAAGGTGCAGGCCTTCCTCAAGGACATGGCGGGCGAGCTTGAGGCCAGTGAAGACATCCACCCCGTGCTGGCGCAACTGGCGGAGCTGCAGGCGGCGTGCCGGCAGAGCGTGGCGGATTCCCTCAATCAGGAAATGGGCAGTCCCGGGAGCCTGCCGGTTGACCCGCAACTGGTGCAGATGCTCTCGCAGCAGCGCATGCTCAATTACGCGCTGGGCCAGATCCTTGATGAGCTGGAGCAGGCGCTGATCCAGTTCGATGCCAGCCGCAACCCGCTGGCGCATGACCATTTTCACTACCGGCTCAAGACCTTCCGCGACTGGCAGCAGGCCTTCACCAACAGCCTGCGCGCCTCGGTCACGATTTTTGGTGCGGGGGTGATCTGGATCACGACTGCATGGTCGGCCGGGCTGACCTTCATCATGTTCGTCTCCATCGTGTGCAGCCTGTTCTCCACGCTGGAAAAACCGGCGCTTGCCACCCGTGCCTTCCTTGGGGGCGCCATTATCGCCTCGATCGTGGCAGGCGTGCTGGTGCTGTGGCGTCTGGCTTCGCCCACCACGTATGAGATTCTGGCGCTGTGCCTGTTCCTGCCCATGCTGGCGGGCGGGCTGGCCTTTGCCTATCCGGCGCTGATCCTTGGCGCTGTGTCGTACAACCTGTTCCTGCCCATTCTGCTCGGGCCGGGTAACCAGACGCGGCTGGATGAGGTGGCGTTCTTCAACACCGCCATGCCGCTCGTGGTCGGGTTGTGGTATGCGATGTGGGCCTTCCGGCTGGTGCTGCCGTTCGATACGAACGACATGCGCTGGCAGATGCGCACCGGCATCCTGCGCGGCCTGCGCTACGTAGCGCGGGCGCGCACGCTGCCCACCACACTGTATGTGGTCGAGCACAATGTGGACCGCTTCGTGCGCCTGCTGACCAATGCGGAAAACACGCCCGACACCATTATCGACGCCTATCTGCAGGGCATCCTGTCAGCCATGACCATCGGGCTGAACATCATCCGCCTGCGCGCCATCCTTGAGCGGCACCTGCTGCCGCCCGAGGCGCAGCGCGTGGTAGGCGAGATGATGGGCCGCATGGCGCAGTTCAGCGGGCGCTATGGCGGGCATTACGGGCGCACGGCGCGCTCGGCCAAATTCGCCATCATGCACCTGCAGCAGCTTGCCGGGCAGACCGACAATCTGGGCGTGCGGCTGGAAATAGACAGTGCGCTGGGGTGCCTGTACGTGATTTCATTCGAACTGGACCACAACCAGAAATTCTTTGATGCCTCCAGCCCTTACCTTGATCCTGTCATGGCTTAA
- a CDS encoding adenine phosphoribosyltransferase, giving the protein MTTAQIDLKQYIRHIPDFPKPGILFYDISTLMRNADAWQIAMGRLAAAVAPWAPDVLAAIESRGFLTAAPLASRLGCGLVMLRKPGKLPGETVSYSYDLEYGSDSLHIQADAIKPGQRVVVMDDLLATGGTLVASVALLHKVGANVVGAATLIELTGLGGRDRLDVPVKTLVSYDE; this is encoded by the coding sequence ATGACGACCGCCCAGATCGACCTGAAACAGTATATTCGCCATATCCCGGATTTTCCCAAGCCCGGCATCCTGTTCTACGATATCTCGACGCTGATGCGGAACGCCGATGCCTGGCAGATCGCCATGGGCCGCCTTGCCGCCGCCGTGGCTCCCTGGGCGCCTGATGTGCTGGCCGCCATCGAATCGCGCGGGTTCCTGACGGCAGCGCCGCTTGCAAGCCGCCTGGGCTGCGGGCTGGTCATGCTGCGCAAGCCCGGCAAGCTGCCGGGCGAGACGGTGTCCTATAGCTACGACCTGGAATACGGCTCCGATTCGCTGCACATCCAGGCCGATGCCATCAAGCCCGGCCAGCGCGTGGTGGTGATGGATGACCTGCTGGCAACTGGCGGCACGCTGGTGGCCTCGGTCGCCCTGCTGCACAAGGTGGGTGCCAACGTGGTGGGGGCTGCCACCCTGATCGAACTGACCGGCCTTGGTGGCCGCGATCGGCTGGATGTACCGGTCAAGACGCTCGTCTCTTACGACGAATAA
- a CDS encoding multidrug effflux MFS transporter, which translates to MGSSVTAGRPAETPVPETTGRPMGWIAILLGFLTAVGPVSTDIYLPAFPELETTLHGRAGSAQMTLAVWFVGLAIGQITMGPLSDRFGRRRPMLLGTLVYTLASVGCAMARDIPTFSFFRFVASLGASASLIIPSACVRDMSHGNESARLMSRLVLVMGVVPILAPTLGGLVLSIASWRSIFWAAAVYGVICIGLIWRVLPETLQPANRSEFSPVTLFSRYVMLARDRGFITHAMIAGFACFMSFTYLSAAPSVFIHQFGLTPAHFGMMFGVFAVCMIGASQLNGVLVGRIDAARILGVSVGVAVAGTMAMTAMAVVIAFAMQHGGHPPLWMLGCLILAMMVSLGTTGIIGPNATVGALADHPRFAGSASAFVGTLQYVLGAVAGAFVGMLPANSPLPMAGVMLMGAAIMMVMVLLRPARVPTTLPAGAAEE; encoded by the coding sequence ATGGGCTCATCCGTAACGGCGGGCCGTCCGGCAGAAACCCCCGTGCCTGAAACGACCGGTCGCCCCATGGGCTGGATCGCGATCCTGCTGGGGTTCCTGACTGCGGTCGGCCCGGTCTCGACCGATATCTACCTGCCCGCTTTCCCCGAGCTTGAAACCACGCTGCATGGCCGCGCGGGCTCGGCGCAGATGACGCTGGCGGTATGGTTCGTGGGGCTGGCCATCGGCCAGATCACCATGGGCCCGCTATCGGACCGATTCGGCCGCCGTCGGCCCATGCTGCTGGGTACGCTGGTCTATACGCTGGCCTCGGTCGGGTGCGCCATGGCGCGCGATATTCCCACCTTTTCGTTCTTCCGCTTTGTCGCCTCGCTCGGGGCTTCGGCCAGCCTGATCATTCCGAGTGCCTGCGTGCGCGACATGTCGCATGGCAATGAATCCGCGCGGCTGATGTCGCGGCTGGTGCTGGTGATGGGGGTCGTGCCCATTCTGGCCCCCACGCTGGGCGGGCTGGTGCTGTCGATCGCATCGTGGCGGTCGATCTTCTGGGCGGCGGCGGTGTATGGCGTGATCTGCATCGGGCTGATCTGGCGCGTCCTGCCCGAGACCCTGCAGCCCGCCAACCGCAGCGAGTTCTCGCCCGTGACCCTGTTCAGCCGCTATGTCATGCTGGCGCGTGATCGGGGGTTCATTACCCATGCCATGATCGCGGGTTTCGCGTGCTTCATGTCCTTTACCTACCTGTCGGCCGCGCCTTCGGTGTTCATTCACCAGTTTGGTCTTACGCCGGCGCATTTCGGCATGATGTTTGGCGTGTTCGCGGTGTGCATGATCGGGGCATCGCAGCTCAACGGCGTACTCGTGGGGCGCATTGACGCCGCCCGCATCCTCGGTGTCTCGGTGGGGGTTGCGGTGGCAGGCACCATGGCCATGACGGCCATGGCCGTTGTCATTGCGTTTGCCATGCAGCATGGCGGCCACCCGCCGCTGTGGATGCTGGGCTGCCTGATCCTGGCCATGATGGTCTCGCTGGGCACGACCGGCATCATCGGCCCCAATGCCACGGTGGGCGCGCTGGCCGACCACCCGCGTTTTGCGGGCAGCGCCTCGGCTTTTGTCGGCACGCTGCAATACGTGCTCGGCGCCGTGGCCGGTGCGTTCGTGGGCATGCTGCCCGCCAACTCGCCGCTGCCCATGGCGGGCGTGATGCTGATGGGGGCCGCGATCATGATGGTGATGGTGCTGCTGCGCCCCGCCCGCGTGCCCACGACGCTGCCGGCCGGGGCGGCTGAGGAATAA
- a CDS encoding TVP38/TMEM64 family protein gives MTAPHAAPPLPVAQGSLRVLVRPLLLLATFVVLTVVLGRLPAVRGMLAAGGGLNAGPGGMAVFVLAGSAFCGLGLPRQAVCFAAGAAYGIGAGCLLATVATVAGCLWGYGWGRWAGRVRMPARLGATLARVEGCVRAAPFASVLALRLMPVGSALLLNLAAGMLGVRVTAFVLATLLGSLPQTVVFVLVGTGMQLGGGARIGVAIGLFGLSALVGVWLMRRMRGLPSWQE, from the coding sequence ATGACAGCACCGCACGCCGCACCGCCCCTTCCCGTGGCACAGGGCAGCCTGCGCGTGCTGGTCCGGCCCCTGCTTCTGCTGGCGACCTTTGTCGTGCTGACGGTGGTGCTTGGCCGCCTGCCCGCCGTGCGCGGCATGCTGGCGGCAGGCGGCGGCCTGAATGCGGGCCCGGGCGGCATGGCCGTGTTCGTGCTGGCGGGCAGCGCATTCTGCGGGCTTGGCCTGCCCAGGCAGGCGGTGTGCTTTGCCGCAGGTGCGGCCTACGGAATCGGGGCCGGATGCCTGCTTGCCACGGTGGCCACGGTGGCCGGGTGCCTGTGGGGCTATGGCTGGGGCCGGTGGGCGGGGCGCGTGCGCATGCCCGCCCGCCTCGGTGCAACCCTGGCGCGGGTGGAAGGTTGCGTACGCGCGGCCCCCTTCGCCTCGGTGCTGGCGCTGCGGCTCATGCCGGTGGGCTCGGCGCTGCTGCTCAACCTGGCCGCGGGCATGCTGGGGGTCAGGGTCACGGCGTTCGTGCTGGCAACCCTGCTGGGCAGCCTGCCGCAGACCGTGGTGTTCGTGCTGGTGGGCACGGGCATGCAGCTTGGGGGTGGGGCGCGCATCGGGGTTGCCATCGGGCTGTTTGGCCTTTCGGCGCTGGTGGGGGTGTGGCTCATGCGCCGCATGCGTGGCTTGCCGTCATGGCAGGAGTGA
- a CDS encoding COX15/CtaA family protein, whose protein sequence is MGRTPPSAQDLRNRQRISTWLFAICFMLVGMIALGGYTRLTGSGLSIMDWRPITGMIPPLSHAEWERQFELYKTIPQYKILHDGFGLAGFQQIFWAEWTHRFWGRLMGFVLLVPLVWFSITGALSRGLALRLVLFFVLGGLQGAIGWFMVASGFNPDSTAVAPVRLVLHLCCAFALYIAILWTALSVRTPRPAFIPATPEVRRIHALVWAICLLVGITVIAGGFTAGTHAGFAYNTFPLMDGHLIPQGYAKLHPFWLNWFQNVPAIQFDHRLLATTTAVLIGVTIVLGLRTPQLGKDVHAALTMLGWLVLLQYALGVTTLLLVVPVWAGTVHQTCAAIVLTAAIITLHRLRGVGRP, encoded by the coding sequence ATGGGCCGCACGCCCCCTTCCGCGCAGGATCTGCGCAACAGGCAGCGTATCTCCACCTGGCTGTTTGCCATCTGCTTCATGCTCGTGGGCATGATCGCCCTTGGCGGCTACACGCGCCTGACCGGCTCGGGCCTGTCCATCATGGACTGGCGGCCGATCACCGGCATGATCCCGCCACTGAGCCATGCGGAGTGGGAGCGGCAGTTCGAACTGTACAAGACCATCCCGCAATACAAGATTTTGCATGATGGCTTCGGGCTTGCGGGCTTCCAGCAGATCTTCTGGGCGGAATGGACGCACCGCTTCTGGGGGCGGCTGATGGGCTTCGTGCTGCTGGTGCCGCTGGTGTGGTTTTCCATCACCGGGGCGCTGAGCCGGGGGCTGGCGCTGCGGCTGGTGCTGTTTTTCGTGCTCGGCGGGCTGCAGGGCGCCATCGGGTGGTTCATGGTGGCATCGGGCTTCAACCCGGACAGCACGGCGGTCGCCCCCGTGCGCCTGGTGCTGCACCTGTGCTGCGCCTTCGCGCTCTACATCGCCATTTTGTGGACGGCGCTGTCCGTGCGCACGCCGCGCCCCGCCTTCATTCCTGCAACCCCGGAAGTGCGGCGCATCCATGCGCTGGTCTGGGCCATCTGCCTTCTGGTGGGCATAACCGTGATCGCGGGCGGCTTTACGGCGGGCACGCATGCGGGCTTCGCCTACAACACCTTCCCCCTTATGGATGGGCACCTGATCCCGCAGGGTTATGCAAAGCTGCACCCCTTCTGGCTGAACTGGTTCCAGAACGTTCCCGCCATCCAGTTCGACCACCGGCTGCTCGCCACCACCACGGCGGTGCTGATCGGAGTTACGATCGTGCTCGGGCTGCGCACGCCGCAACTGGGCAAGGACGTGCATGCGGCCCTGACCATGCTGGGCTGGCTGGTGCTGCTGCAATACGCGCTGGGCGTGACCACGCTGCTGCTGGTCGTGCCGGTATGGGCGGGCACGGTGCACCAGACCTGTGCTGCCATCGTGCTGACGGCGGCCATCATCACGCTGCACCGGCTGCGTGGGGTTGGCCGACCGTAA
- the hemH gene encoding ferrochelatase: MTFITVNRAAGHEDAPPRNGVLLSNLGTPDGTGYGAVRRYLAEFLSDRRIIEASPLIWKPILYGPVLTFRPRRSGEAYHRIWHHDRDESPLRTYTRDQAEMLAQRLAADDVPVAWGMRYGQPSIKQALHELVAQGCDRILLAPLYPQYSATTTATANDQAFRALMRLRNQPAIRTLPAFADHPAYIAALGRSITARLETLDFRPQMIVASFHGLPRVYVEKGDSYADECARTIVALRRAMGYDAQMMPLTFQSRFGPAKWLEPYTAPFIESLPAQGIERIAVITPGFISDCIETLDEIGNEAGADFIKAGGKELALIPCLNNSPDAIDLLETLVREELAGWLPRKPAVSAG; this comes from the coding sequence ATGACATTTATTACTGTAAACCGCGCGGCGGGGCATGAAGATGCGCCGCCGCGCAACGGGGTTCTGCTAAGCAATCTTGGCACGCCCGATGGTACCGGCTATGGCGCAGTACGCCGCTATCTGGCCGAATTCCTGTCAGACCGGCGCATTATTGAAGCCAGCCCCCTGATCTGGAAGCCGATCCTGTATGGCCCGGTGCTGACCTTCCGCCCGCGCAGGTCGGGCGAGGCGTATCACCGCATCTGGCACCATGACCGTGATGAAAGCCCGCTGCGCACCTATACGCGCGACCAGGCGGAAATGCTGGCACAAAGGCTGGCGGCTGACGATGTGCCGGTGGCGTGGGGCATGCGCTATGGCCAGCCCTCCATAAAGCAGGCGCTGCATGAGCTGGTGGCACAGGGGTGCGACCGTATCCTGCTTGCTCCGCTTTACCCGCAATACAGCGCCACCACCACGGCCACGGCCAATGACCAGGCGTTTCGTGCCCTGATGCGGCTGCGCAACCAGCCCGCCATCCGCACCCTGCCGGCCTTTGCCGACCATCCGGCCTATATCGCGGCCCTCGGGCGCTCGATCACGGCCCGGCTCGAAACGCTTGATTTCAGGCCGCAGATGATTGTTGCCTCCTTCCACGGCCTGCCCAGGGTGTATGTGGAAAAGGGCGACAGCTATGCCGATGAATGCGCGCGCACCATCGTCGCGCTACGCCGTGCCATGGGGTATGACGCGCAGATGATGCCGCTCACCTTCCAGTCCCGCTTTGGCCCGGCAAAATGGCTGGAACCCTATACCGCGCCGTTTATCGAGTCGCTGCCAGCGCAGGGCATCGAGCGCATTGCGGTGATTACGCCGGGCTTCATTTCCGACTGTATTGAAACGCTCGATGAAATCGGCAACGAGGCGGGGGCAGACTTCATCAAGGCAGGTGGCAAGGAACTGGCCCTGATTCCGTGCCTGAACAACTCTCCCGATGCCATTGACCTGCTCGAGACCCTGGTGCGCGAGGAACTGGCAGGCTGGCTGCCACGTAAGCCGGCGGTCTCTGCTGGCTGA
- the mutY gene encoding A/G-specific adenine glycosylase, with amino-acid sequence MLPCATDLLRWYDRHRRILPWRALPGQNIDPYRVWLSEIMLQQTTVTAVMPYFERFLAAFPDVTALARAPQDQVMALWAGLGYYARARNLHACARAVAARGGTFPDTVEGLLELPGIGAYTAAAIAAIAFGRPVVPVDGNVERVTSRLFALTDPLPGARKAIAARAVTLNGDAQAKARPSDFAQALFDLGAGICTPRNPACVLCPWREACAGHAQGIAATLPRRAPRIARPVRHGVHFCLVDEAGGLLLVRRPEKGLLGGMMGLPGPHWRDDPWPEAEALAQAPAAPGLHPRWRMVGQVKHVFTHFTLLVDVYAATIAAFPNSMAAQGCVHYPGDGAVALPSLMSKCVKVARRAGIF; translated from the coding sequence GTGTTACCTTGTGCTACCGATCTGTTACGCTGGTATGACCGGCACCGTCGCATTCTGCCATGGCGCGCGCTGCCCGGCCAGAACATTGATCCCTATCGGGTGTGGCTGAGCGAGATCATGCTCCAGCAGACCACGGTCACGGCGGTCATGCCCTATTTCGAGCGTTTCCTTGCCGCCTTCCCCGATGTCACGGCGCTGGCCCGCGCGCCGCAGGATCAGGTCATGGCGCTGTGGGCAGGGCTTGGCTACTACGCCCGCGCGCGCAACCTGCATGCCTGCGCCAGGGCCGTGGCAGCGCGTGGCGGCACTTTTCCCGATACGGTGGAAGGGCTGCTGGAACTGCCGGGAATCGGGGCCTATACGGCAGCGGCCATTGCTGCCATCGCCTTTGGCCGCCCCGTGGTGCCGGTGGATGGCAACGTGGAGCGCGTGACCAGCCGCCTGTTTGCCCTGACCGATCCGCTGCCCGGTGCCCGCAAGGCCATTGCCGCCCGCGCCGTGACCCTGAACGGCGATGCGCAGGCCAAAGCCCGCCCCTCCGATTTTGCGCAGGCGCTGTTTGATCTTGGGGCGGGTATCTGCACGCCGCGCAACCCGGCCTGCGTACTGTGCCCGTGGCGCGAAGCCTGCGCGGGCCATGCGCAGGGCATTGCCGCCACCCTGCCGCGTCGCGCGCCCAGGATCGCGCGGCCCGTGCGGCATGGCGTGCATTTCTGCCTGGTGGATGAAGCCGGGGGCCTGCTGCTGGTCCGCCGCCCCGAAAAAGGGCTGCTCGGCGGCATGATGGGCCTGCCGGGGCCGCACTGGCGCGATGACCCGTGGCCCGAGGCCGAGGCATTGGCGCAGGCTCCTGCCGCGCCCGGCCTGCACCCACGCTGGCGCATGGTGGGGCAGGTGAAGCATGTGTTCACCCATTTCACCCTGCTGGTGGATGTGTACGCAGCCACAATTGCAGCCTTTCCCAACAGCATGGCCGCACAGGGATGCGTGCATTACCCCGGTGATGGTGCCGTGGCGCTGCCCTCGCTCATGAGCAAATGCGTAAAGGTTGCACGCAGGGCCGGTATTTTTTGA
- a CDS encoding DUF721 domain-containing protein codes for MTNPPPRSKKKNEAAPPEPPRRAFRARSMAALLPQISQPVFRKQSAAAVQVMADWADIVGPHLAALTVPRRLSAGTLTVGCQGPVAMELQHLAPTVIARINTTCGTGVVKRLKMVQDLIALPRQARPPAPPRTPPAPVDIDDMPDGPLKEALASLGGWLRARQDR; via the coding sequence ATGACGAACCCGCCGCCACGCAGCAAGAAAAAGAACGAAGCCGCGCCCCCCGAGCCGCCGCGCCGGGCTTTTCGCGCGCGCAGCATGGCCGCCCTGCTGCCCCAGATCAGCCAGCCGGTCTTTCGCAAGCAGTCGGCTGCCGCCGTGCAGGTCATGGCGGACTGGGCGGATATTGTCGGCCCCCATCTGGCCGCCCTGACCGTGCCGCGCAGGCTCTCGGCCGGCACGCTGACAGTGGGCTGCCAGGGGCCGGTGGCGATGGAACTGCAGCACCTCGCCCCCACCGTCATTGCCCGCATCAACACCACCTGCGGCACCGGCGTGGTCAAGCGGCTGAAAATGGTGCAGGACCTGATCGCACTGCCCCGGCAGGCCCGCCCCCCTGCCCCGCCGCGCACGCCGCCTGCCCCCGTGGATATTGACGACATGCCCGACGGCCCGCTGAAAGAGGCGCTGGCTTCACTCGGCGGATGGCTCCGCGCCCGGCAGGACCGATGA
- a CDS encoding phosphoribosylanthranilate isomerase, producing the protein MTVRVKICGIRDGAGLDAACAAGADWVGFVFFSRSPRHVTAPQAAPLVHRLPVGGPRAIGLFVRPTDDEIRHVLDTVALDGLQIYDTAARAAAIRARFGVPVWLAAGIAARADLPQACTVDGLVIESRPPAGAQRPGGNAQAFDWSLTEGWQAPVPWMLAGGLRPDTVREAITRSGARAVDVSSGVETAPGIKSPALIREFVQAARSL; encoded by the coding sequence ATGACAGTCAGGGTCAAGATATGCGGCATCCGTGACGGGGCGGGGCTCGATGCCGCCTGTGCGGCCGGGGCCGACTGGGTGGGGTTCGTGTTTTTCAGCCGCTCGCCCCGCCATGTCACGGCCCCGCAGGCAGCCCCACTGGTGCACCGCCTGCCGGTAGGCGGTCCGCGCGCCATCGGCCTGTTCGTGCGCCCGACGGATGACGAAATCCGTCACGTGCTGGATACGGTCGCACTCGATGGATTGCAGATTTACGATACCGCAGCCCGTGCCGCCGCCATCCGCGCCCGGTTTGGCGTGCCGGTGTGGCTGGCTGCCGGCATTGCCGCCCGTGCCGACCTGCCGCAGGCCTGCACGGTTGATGGGCTGGTGATCGAATCCCGCCCGCCTGCGGGGGCGCAGCGCCCCGGCGGCAATGCGCAGGCCTTTGACTGGAGCCTGACCGAGGGTTGGCAGGCGCCAGTACCGTGGATGCTGGCCGGTGGCCTGCGGCCCGATACCGTGCGTGAGGCCATAACCCGCAGCGGGGCGCGGGCGGTGGATGTCTCATCCGGGGTAGAGACAGCCCCCGGCATCAAGTCGCCTGCGTTGATCCGTGAATTCGTGCAGGCGGCCCGCAGCCTTTAA
- the pyrF gene encoding orotidine-5'-phosphate decarboxylase, with the protein MSHGRPTRLIVALDTKDTAQATSWREQVAGQAGMVKLGLEFTYACGLDAVREAAGESPLFLDLKLHDIPNTVASAIGSLAALRPAMLTIHASGGPAMIAAARKAIDETFPEGARPMLLAVTVLTSMDEAALHETGVQGSVEAQVLRLGALAMDSGADGLVCSSHEIAPLRAALGAAPVLVVPGIRPAGSALGDQKRVMTPAQASAAGADWIVVGRPITRADNPAAAAAAIAAELQTALS; encoded by the coding sequence ATGAGCCATGGACGGCCCACCCGCCTGATCGTTGCCCTCGACACCAAGGACACCGCACAGGCCACAAGCTGGCGTGAGCAGGTGGCGGGGCAGGCAGGCATGGTCAAGCTGGGGCTCGAGTTCACCTATGCCTGCGGGCTCGATGCGGTGCGCGAAGCGGCAGGCGAGAGCCCGCTCTTTCTTGACCTCAAGCTGCACGACATTCCCAACACCGTGGCCTCGGCCATTGGCAGCCTGGCTGCACTCCGGCCCGCCATGCTGACCATCCATGCCAGCGGTGGCCCCGCCATGATTGCCGCCGCCCGCAAGGCGATTGACGAGACCTTTCCCGAAGGGGCCCGCCCGATGCTGCTGGCCGTGACCGTGCTGACCAGCATGGATGAGGCCGCCCTGCACGAAACCGGGGTGCAGGGCAGCGTGGAGGCGCAGGTGCTACGTCTTGGCGCGCTGGCCATGGACTCGGGTGCGGATGGTCTTGTCTGTTCCTCGCACGAGATTGCGCCGCTACGGGCCGCGCTTGGTGCGGCACCGGTGCTGGTGGTGCCCGGAATCCGCCCCGCAGGCAGTGCCCTGGGCGACCAGAAGCGGGTCATGACCCCGGCACAGGCAAGCGCTGCCGGAGCAGACTGGATTGTGGTGGGCCGCCCCATTACCCGCGCCGACAACCCTGCGGCTGCTGCTGCGGCTATTGCTGCCGAACTGCAAACGGCACTCTCCTGA
- a CDS encoding LapA family protein, which yields MIRLFITLPVTVALIIFAACNQAPVELSWLQWKWTSSPGVLALLVAALFYATGSASVWVVVLRQIRRARRAEQELRTLRASLPETDAPARLPGLTSAPANSPMLKAYATPQPVETPPAPEVAPAPEAAAQPATLPRPPEHS from the coding sequence ATGATACGTCTTTTCATCACCCTGCCCGTGACCGTGGCACTGATCATTTTCGCGGCCTGCAATCAGGCGCCAGTGGAACTGTCATGGCTGCAGTGGAAATGGACGTCATCCCCCGGCGTGCTGGCGCTTCTGGTGGCCGCCCTGTTCTACGCCACCGGCTCGGCCAGTGTCTGGGTTGTGGTGCTGCGCCAGATCCGCCGCGCGCGCCGCGCCGAGCAGGAACTGCGCACTCTGCGCGCCAGCCTGCCTGAGACCGATGCACCCGCCCGCCTGCCGGGCCTGACATCGGCCCCGGCCAATTCCCCCATGCTCAAGGCCTATGCCACACCCCAGCCGGTCGAGACGCCGCCCGCGCCTGAGGTGGCTCCTGCCCCTGAGGCTGCTGCGCAGCCTGCCACGCTGCCCAGGCCGCCCGAGCACTCCTGA